One segment of Panthera leo isolate Ple1 chromosome A3, P.leo_Ple1_pat1.1, whole genome shotgun sequence DNA contains the following:
- the BIRC7 gene encoding baculoviral IAP repeat-containing protein 7, which produces MGPEDRAKCRCCGPERSCWVAGRSPTRAHCGPLSLCGSIVDQDTSCALSWGGRDRTDGQILGQLRPLAEEEEEEEGGARAAPATGPAFPGMGSEELRLASFYDWPLSAVVRPEPLAAAGFFHTGRQDQVRCFFCRGGLQSWEQGDDPWTEHAKWFPRCGFLLQTKGRDFVCSVQESCYHPLGSWDQSEEPADSAATTPSAPVHVGPELPTPRREAQSEGATEPGAQDAREQLRRLQEERTCKVCLDHPVRTVLVPCGHLVCADCAPVLRLCPLCRAPIRSCVRTFLP; this is translated from the exons ATGGGGCCCGAGGACAGAGCCAAGTGCCGGTGCTGTGGCCCTGAGCGAAGCTGCTGGGTGGCCGGCCGCAGTCCCACACGGGCCCACTGTGGACCCCTCTCTCTGTGCGGCTCCATTGTGGACCAGGACACCAGCTGTGCCCTGTCCTGGGGAGGCCGGGACCGCACAGATGGGCAGATCCTGGGCCAGCTGCGCCCCcttgcagaggaggaggaggaggaggaggggggggccAGGGCAGCCCCAGCCACAGGGCCGGCCTTCCCCGGGATGGGCTCTGAGGAGCTGAGGCTGGCCTCCTTCTACGACTGGCCGCTGAGTGCTGTGGTGCGGCCAGAGCCGCTGGCTGCCGCAGGCTTCTTCCACACTG GGCGGCAAGACCAAGTGAGGTGCTTCTTCTGCCGCGGGGGTCTGCAGAGCTGGGAGCAAGGGGATGACCCCTGGACAGAGCATGCCAAGTGGTTCCCCAG ATGTGGGTTCCTGCTCCAGACAAAAGGAAGGGACTTTGTCTGCAGCGTCCAGGAGTCTTGTTACCACCCGCTGGGCTCCTGG GACCAATCGGAAGAACCCGCAGACTCAGCCGCCACCACCCCTTCAG CTCCTGTCCACGTGGGTCCTGAGCTGCCCACGCCCAGAAGGGAGGCCCAGTCAGAAGGTGCCACAGAGCCAG GAGCCCAGGACGCCCGGGAGCAGCTGCGGCGTCTGCAGGAGGAACGGACCTGCAAGGTCTGCCTGGACCACCCCGTGCGCACCGTCCTCGTGCCCTGCGGCCACCTGGTCTGCGCGGACTGCGCTCCCGTGCTGCGGCTCTGCCCCCTCTGCAGGGCCCCCATCCGCAGCTGCGTGCGCACCTTCCTACCCTAG